The stretch of DNA ATGTTGTGAATATAACTCCTAATGGTTGGTCTGACAATTTTTGATTTTGGTTAACAGAATTTCGCAATGCGATTTGTAGATGCTTTGATGCAATCCCACAAATATCATGTACTAGCCGAGTGCCTGAAGCGTCAcgaatattaaaataatgaatttTAGTAATTTACACCGTAATGCAGAAgtctaaatttttaataaaaatttgcgGTGTTTTGAGCCAACttgataatttttatttcactcGTAATGAATTTTTGTGCTAGTTATAAACCCCAAGAGCTTCCAAAGCAAATATTTAAACCGATCTAATGAATGCCATCACATGCATTCATCGCTGCCGTTAGTTGAACAATCATAGTAGTTTAAATCGCTGGTCTTCAAACACGAAGGTTCTAGGATCAAATTCTTCACAAAGCAGACTTTTCATTGATACATTTCCATCACTATTTGAGTCAAACACTGATATTCATTTATAAGCAATAATCTATATAAAACTgacagtgtttgtttgtctttttgtttgcCAATTCGTTTTTATTCATGGGCCcagttataacaaaaaaaatctGGCAGTTAAACATTTATATCGCATTGGTCTTGATCTCAGAATTTCAGATCTAAAGGAACTCTTCACCCCTCCaaaatattaagaaaaaagtaaattttcagtaaaataattacaaatctGTTTTGTGCGATGTACGCGTCCAGGCGCggtttgattaaaattttagtcaaactgagcctgaaatatgtatatatatatatatatatatatatatatatatatatatatatatatatatatatatatatatatatatatatatatgttaactaaaagcaagtgcaaaagcatataaaaagagaactctacactaaaaacctaaaagattattagtggagtatgaaatatttgaaaaattattgcgaaaaaagtaaacttttagtatttgcgttacaaatctgtttcgtgcgaagcactcctcagacacaattgtactaaaatgaaaagctttaccgaatgtgccaaaatatcagaaatgggctcgctgtgttaatcatgtaatttagtgctaagtgtaaccgagaagataactcctagcatgtctgcaattagaagtcaattcatttcttttattcaatgtgcctaagtgtggtttgtatattatgaagtatttttcaagtaaacataatttgcatcgttttgtctTGTTTAGTAGTATGTAATATGGGGGTTCTGGACCAGAATTTTCGCCCTGGCATTTTTAGTCTAAAGATGGAAAAATCctagaatttaaagtttttaaaatcccaaggattttaaaaaaatggatattagaaataaaatggagagagttAGAAACAGGCACGGCTGTCACCTAGGTGACACGCGACTGCAGGACCTTTCGATGCTGGTCACGCTTGCTTTTTGCacctatttattatacaaaattttttaaacctCTGATTGTCTATTTATTAGACTAACGTTTAAAGctttgtaataataaataaataaaatgaaaaagagaGTTAGAAAGCGGGCACCACCTGAGGCGGTGTCTGACATTAGAAACCTCTACGGAGAGGGGAATACGAGCTGGCTTCGACAGGATGCCAAGCGAAGCGGTATTAAAGGATACAGCAAAATGAGCAAAACGGAGCTCGCGTATCGTGCTGGCGATCGATCCAAAGTGATTGGTAAAACTAGTAAGGGTATACCAATAGTGGTAGACGGTACTTACAAAAAGCCACACCCAGATGATGCCCTCCGCAATGTGAGAAACCTGTACGGAGACTCTACCTCCAGTCAGATGAGGGAGGAGGCGAAGCGTATGGGGTTTGAGAATACAGCGAAGCTGAGAAAAGCCGAGTTAAAGGATATTGTCGATGGCAAGAAACGTCTTACAGCGGATGACTTGAGTATGAAAGATCTAAAATCTTTAGCTCGAGCCAGAGATATAACAGTTGGGCCGCGTATGAAAAAAGCGGACTTGGTGGACGCATTGAGAGGTGTTGACAGAGCGCCACGGGTGGAGATAAGAACCACTTTTGTAGATGAGGTCACCAACAAATCTACTATAGATGTATCCAGTTATCAATCAGCCAACATAGACTTTGTATGGAATCATGCCAAACCCGTCATTATAGGTAGGATTAATGATGCGTTTAACCGAACTAAAAAACTTCGCGTAAGTGCTGAAGTTGCATTCTCCCATCTGGAGCGTGGTACTATAATCACTCGATTCTGGGGTACCCCTAGAGAAGGCGCCGTACCAATCCTAGCATCAACCAATCTGGATGAAGAATTAAACAGACAGCTAGCGAATATAATCAGAAAAATTGATGAATTTACGAACAACGGTTCGGGGTGGATTTTGGAGCGAGTATCTAGATTTTATTTGGAAATTTATCGGTGGAAACCTCTAAGAGGTGGAACGTACAAACCAACCCCTAAAGCTTTAGCGAACAAAAATGCCATCATAAACGTCAACAATGGAGGTGCCAAAACAATGGCAGTGATAAAACGGATTGCAAAATCTATGGACATTCCTTTTACTACCAAAACCGAGAAATCAGCgttagttaaaaaataaaagaaatagatCCAGAGGCTTTGGATGATAACAAGTGCTTCTTGTGGGCGATACTCTCATGCCTATACCCATCATCGGATCACGTAGACAGGTTATCAAATTACACGCCATATCAAAACAGCTTGAATACCAAAATGTTAAAGTACCCGGTCACCATAGACCAGATTCAAAAGTTTGCTAACAAGAACAAACTTGTGATTAATGTGTTTGAGTGGAAAGATGGTGGAATGGAGATTGTTCACACGGATGACCGGTTGTATACAGATAGTGCAAAAGGTCTCCCAGAGGTGAATTTAATTCTTTATAAAGATCACTACATGTGGATCAAAAGTATGTCAGCGCTAATGTATGCCCAGACAGAGCACAAAGAGTCTAAGTATACCTGCCTACGATGTCTCCACCACTCAACGTGCGAGAGAACATTTAAGGACCACATCAAAGGGTGCCTAGCCACTCACGATGGTACTTGCGTCATCAAGATGCCCAAACCTGGCTCGGTCATGAAGTTtaagaacattaaaaatatggaaaaggtGCCTTACACCGTCTACGCGGACTTTGAGTCTATTATAGACAAAAATACCAAAGTTCATACAGCGTGTGGCTACGGCGTAAACCTGGTGAACAGCTTAAAAAAGTCATTGAGGTTTGAGACTGACAGGGGTGAGGATTGCATGGAGAGATTCTTTGCAGAGCTGGATGGAATAAAAGAGTTGATAGATAGCATTCCAATCGCGAAAATAATAATCACTCCGGAGCAAGAGCGAGAATTTAAAACTGCGACAGAGTGCTACATGTGTGGGCGCGAGGCTACGGAAGAAGAAGATTGGCTAGTTAGAGATCATGATCATGTCTCTGGGTCATACAGAGGCCCCGCGCATAATAGCTGCAATCTCAAGCACAGACAGACAAAAAAGATTAACGTGATATTTCACAACCTCAAGGGGTATGACTCTCATTTAATTGTCAAGGCTTACGAGGGGTACAAGGGCATCGATGTTATAGCGAACACGGATGAAAAGTACATGTCAATGAGAATAGATCGCTTTAAGTTTATCGACAGCATGCAACACCTCAACAGTTCACTGGCCGAACTGGTGGAAGGACTAGACGATCTCCCACACTTGAAACAGGAGTTTCCGGAACACTATGGCTTGTTGGCGAGAAAGGGCGTGTATCCGTATGAGTATATGGATTCTCATGAGCGATTTGAAGAAAAGCAACTTCCAAAGATTATACACTTTAGCTCATCGCTAGATAATCATGCGGGCTTGCAGCCAGGTGACTACCTGCATGCTCAAAAAGTGTGGGAAGAGCTGGGGTGCAAAACTTTGGGTGATTATCAGGATCTTTATCTTAAGATGGATGTCTTGCTTTTGACTGATGTTTTTGAGAGCTATAGATCGATGGCCATGGATGTATATGATCTTGATCCGTGTCACTACATCTCAGCACCCTCATTGTCATGGGATGCATtgcttaaaataacaaaacaagaaCTGGAGCTCATCACTGATGTAGACATGTACAATTTTGTAGAGAGTGGTATAAGAGGTGGCGTTTCTACATGCGGAGGTATTCGATATGCTAAAGCCAACAACCCCTATGTCGAGGGGTATGATGAAAAGAAACCAACAAACTACCTGATGTACTTGGATGAGAATAACCTGTACAGATGGGCAATGTCGCAAAAGCTACCGACTGGTGGATTTCAGTGGGTAGATGACCTGCCAGACCTTAATGATGATGAAGGCTACACTGTGGAGGTGGACCTGGAATACCCCAAAAAGCTACACGATGAACATAATGATTATCCACTGGCACCCGAATCCATGAAACCTGATCAGTGGTCAGAGTATATGCGCGATGTGGGAGAGCTTGACAAGCTTGGAGAGCCGTGCTATGCAAAAGTTTCTAAGCTGGTGTCAAACCTTCGAGATAAGCGCAAGTACATTGTGCACCATgaaattctaaagttttatttgaaaaaggGTATGCGTCTGACCAAAGTACACCGAGTTCTCAAATATAAGGAAAGTGCATGGATGGAGCCGTACATTCGACTAAATACCGAGCGCCGAAAAAAGGCCAAAACTGATTTTAAGAAAGGTTTTTTCAAGCTCATGAACAATGCGAGATTCGGGAAATCGATGGAGAATGTTCGCAAACGAATAGATGTAGAGTTGACTACTAAAATGAATCGCAAACAAAAGCTCATAAATAAGCCGCGATTCAAGTGTAAGAAAGAGTTTAATGACAACTTGGCGGCCATTCTCATGAGCAAATCTACAGTGACCCTAAACAAACCTATTTACGTCGGTCAGGCCATTTTAGATCTGTCCAAACTGCTCATGTACGAATTCTTTTATGATGACATACGACAGCGATATCCTGATGCTAGAATGATGTATACTGACACGGACAGCTTAGTGTTATTAATCGAGACAGAAGATTTTTATAAGGAAATGCCGCTCGAAAAGTATGATACGAGCAACTACCCTAAAGATCATCCGTGCTACAGTGaaaaaaacaagaaagtgaTAGGTCTGCCCAAGGATGAAGGTGGTGGCAAACCGATATCGGAGTTTGTGGCTTTGCGAGCCAAGTCATACTGCGTAGAGGGTGAGGGTTGGGGAATGACAAAATGCAAAGGAGTAAAAAAGTGTATAACCAAAAACCTAAAGTTTGATACCTACAAACAATGCCTGGATAGTGGAGATCCGGCTCCGAATGCAACCATGACGACACTCCAGTCCAAGCTACACGAGATAAAAAATTGGACATTCAGCAAAAAGACTCTGTCGGCCTTTGACGACAAACGCTATTACCTAGATTCAATAAATAGCTTGGCACACGGACATTACAGAATAAATGACATTAACAATGCCGCACTTCTTGAATAGGAAAGCAAAAGAAAGTTTAGATGAGTTGAGTCAAAGATGGATCAATGCGATAGAGTTGTTTGATCTCGTCCGACCCCCTGTGTATGACGAATATAAAGAGTCAACGGAAAGATATACAGTTCGAGGTAGACCCATACCTAGGTATGAGAATAGAATGCCACCAGAACTGTGCGTTAACTTACCCGAACTCAAAAAGCTGGCCAAGGCAAAAGATATACCCAGGTACAAAACGATGAAAAAGGCGGCTCTACAAGCCGCATTGTCATAATTTTATACAGTCgtataaaattacatcatgGAATAAGCTATACCCGCGATGACTATAGTGCCGGcaattaacaatttattttctTCGTGAACGTTGCCCTCGGGCGGTGACAATTCTGTTGATGGCTTTACAGAAGGGGCAGGTTTTGGTGAAAATAATTCTGTAGGAAATATAGATGGCTTTACAGAAGGAGTTGATTTTAGTGTCGGTGCTGGAGGCTGCTTTAGTGGTGCGGGTTTGGGTTTCGGTGACTGTTGTAGTGGCACAGGTTTTGATGCAGGTTGCGCAGGTTTTGGCTGTTGCGCGGGTTTGGGTTTTGGTGAAGGCTTTAGCGGTGTGGGTTTTGGTTTCGGTGGTGGAGGTTTTATTCCTACGCTATCAAAAGCTTgggctattttaattttatcgttaaatccTTTTACGCTTTGTCCTAAAGCATTCAAGTTCAAGTCTGACGGTATCATGTACAGACCTTTGGCTATAACATAATTTGTTTGCCCGCGAGTTTTAGTGAGGGCGTCCTCAAAGTTTGATATAGAATCTTGGAGAGATTGCTTTTTCATGATCAAGTCATTGACCAGAACTAAAAATTCTTGTTGAGACTCGAGGGAGGAACCCGCTTGTCTAGCTTGCACCTGAGCTCCCAGTAAACAGTAGACGTAAGCTCTAATACTATCATTAAGTCTAACTATTCCGGGGGATGTGAATGACTTACTATGATCGGGCACTACCCTTTTGTAGTCAAATGGGTCTTGAGTTACCGAAACCATTTTTGTACCCGCACTCGAATTCCACTCCGGAAACTGGTAATAAGTACCCCAACCATTGGCACCACTCCGATGCACATCCATATCCATCTTATCTTTACTGCTTGATGGATATTTTGGATACGGTTTGTGATGCCTGCCTAGATCAGCCATCTGTTTTTCTAAAGAACCTACTTTACTACCACCGTCTTGTATGATAAATCCGAGACCTCTGGCTGGTTGATCAATCTCAGGAATATCTTTAGCGGTTACTCTAAACTCATTGAGCAATTTGCAGTACTCGGTTTTGTTGTAAGGATTGTTGTACGGATCAAAATCTCGATCTCCGGGATTTCTAATCTCTATTTGCGCCAACATCTTTTTAGTTTGGTACATAACgtgaaagtttaaaatagcTTTTGTAAGAGGTAGACCTCGTGTCAGCTGATCTTTACTCACACCGCACAAAGCAGTCGCGCAGTATAAGGCTAACTTATATTGCTGAGAATAATATAACATGGGGTCATCATACCATCGATTGACATCATCAAAGCTTTTAACCACTACCGGTGCTGGTGAGACATCGACAAACTTTTTGACAAAgctatacaatattttgttatgttcgTCTATCGCTACGACGACAGTTAAGTTGTAAAAATCTATGGGATAACCGCTAGATAGTTGTCcagtcatttattaataaatgacctCTTTGACAATAAACAAAACCGGTCGCATTGAGCTCGATCGATCCGTGAAGGCAATTGGTATTAGCCTTAAGACAATTAcgttatatttatctttttacaaTTTGACCGAGGTGACCAGTTACACGTACAACGGTAGAACGACTACTATTCAGCCGGGGTATTACACGTATGAGCAGCTCCTTTTCAAATTACCAGGCTCATTTAAagttcatcaaaacactttaaaggTTAGTACTGACGCGATGATTACGGGTGGACTAGCCAAACTGATAGAGAATGAATATTTATATCTGACCCCATtgtgtttgtatttatacatcGATGGAATAGACACGTCTAAAAATTTATGGAACGGTAAACGATCAAATCTCCTTTCAATTATTCCCATAGGCAGAACTGATGTAGGGGAAATAATACAACACCATCCTACTAATAATTACAAATCCATGCTCATTAGCGAGCTCAACAGTTTAAACGTGTCAATCTCGGATGAACGAGGTAATGCCTATCTTGGCAAGTTTGTTGCTGAGATTGAGTTGTCGTagaataaatgtatggcagTAAATCAAAATCTGTAAATGTGCATCAAGTCAAGCTAGATCGGGCGAGGCTTTATGATGGTAAATCCTTGTTTATGCCAGTTATTCCTCGAGGTGGAACTATTAAGGATATTATTCTCTACCGGCCGTACACACCCGGAGTGGAATtggatatacaatttttaaatgACGAATCCGAGGTTGTAGGAACGTATTCCGGGTTGTTAACTAATAAACTTCACGCGATCAATCTTCGGGTAGAGGGAATTATGTCCTGTATCATATCCAGTCCTAATATAAAAGAGCTTATAGTATTTTATGAGATATAATAAATGGCTAGTATCGCGATTATGGCAGTGGGAGCCGTCGTAAACTCTTTAGCGTTCGCCGGTGGAAATTATCTTTTTTCAAAGATTGATAAAAATGGAGCTCAGGAAGAAGCCAAGAGACATAATGCGGCGTTAGAAAAGCTAAACGCTGAACAAGCGGATTACAACATCAAACGAGCCAAAAACCAAGATTGGCTAAACTAGCAACATGCTCGAAAGCAGGAGGCTACCGATGAAATATACTCGGTAAATTCGGCCTTTGATACTTATGAAAAGCTCTACGGTGAAAAGCCTACACTACCTCACCCTGATTTAAAAGCGCCCTCTTTAGATTACACCCCTAGCtctgaacaaaaaaaatatGAGCGAGTTTTTGTAGGCGCTGCCATGGCTGCAGGTGTAGGAGGTTTTGCGCTAATCCAATAaggtaacaatctttgtaatctttgcaatctttgcaatctttgtaaaaatctttgtaacaatctttgcaatcttcgCAAACCTCAACAatctttgtaaaaatctttgtaacaatcttttatGACGTCATAAAAGATTTATCTGTGCTTATTTATTTCATACGCTAACAAAGTTAATGCCGCGGCGATGATTATCCACAAGTTGCTTTCGAAATAATCTACAGCATTTTCCATCATGTGCCAAAATGCTTGTACTGCGCCGGAAGTGTTTAGATATCTGTCATGAAAGTACGCGGCCAAGTCTTCCAGATTTTTCTTGATAATTTTGCCAATGCCGCTTTCGATAATATCCTTCGGATCGGTAGATTTAGGAATAAGATCTTTTACCGCATCAGATCCCAATGCATTCGCTACCGCTTCGAATATGGCCGTTAAAATTCCTCCAGCGGCTAACCCACCACCAATGCCTAAAATTAGGTTGCGCTGCTTTCGCATCTTTGCTGTATTATCCGAAAGGTCTCCTTTTAGATCACTGATTAAACCGTTTTGCGCATCCAACTCTTCTTTTAGTTGTTGCAACTTTGCGAGTTCATTAGGAGATTTGTCCTCTTTAGCATTGAGTTGTTGTATCTGCTCTGTCAGGTTCGCAGCTTTTGACACAGCCACTGATATTTGTCCTTCTATAGTTTGAAATCTCTGATCAATAGCTACTAACTCTCGTTCCGGTAACCTTCCCCCTATATCACTCATATCACTCATATCAAATTCTTCGCGATAATTAAACTCTGATGTTTTTCTGTTACTTTTGAGCCGATCTATGAAATTTTTTGCTCGGTCTTTCACCGTGTCTCCCTGTTTAGATAGCCATGACTTGAAGTCAGTCAAATTGCCTTGATCCGCATCCACTTCTTCATCCACCGAAGCGATGGTTCTAGCATTGGCTTTTTCTACTCTTTTCATGTATTCATCTTTGTTCAAGCCAAAAAGTCCTTGATATTCCACGGTTGGGATCTTTGGATTCTTGACAAAAAGCTCAGGGTTACACACATAAGTCAACATTTGCGAGCCTTTGCTCGTTTTTACCGCGAGGCCACCGTCATCCATCGGAACAAACTTGGAATGATCTATACCAGAGTATATATCCAGCTTGGATAGTTTTACACCGATTGTATTTTGCGTGTGCGTGTCTACACCCGGCGTGTTAACGGGAGGATTAGGTACACTATCTATAGAAGAGGCGAGATAGCTATCAATTTCTTCTCGCGTAAGAAACCTTTTACTAACAAAGTCATCATAAGTACCTCCGCGCCGCGAGTATTcgtcataaatatttatagccGCATTTATTCTATCAACATCTCGGGGTTTTACGACTTCAACAATAGCCGAAAACAATCGTTTATCTACAACCCTACCTTTccccttttttaaaattatttcatcaatgctgGGCAACTCAGCTTGAGCGAGCCAATTATTCGCCTTGGATATCGCATCATTTTGTTCATGAATGCGCGGCTCGGTAAATGATGATGCGGGCTCGATAAATGATGTTTCTCCCGGGATTTCATCGACATCGGGGTTAAAGTCTTTACCTTCCAAttccatatttatttattataataaatgtatacagGAGAATTAAACCATAACCTGTCCGTGAGAGACAGGCAGGGTCTAAAAGAGCACAAGATGCGCGCGCGAGTCGTGCACAATCCATCTACAGCGAGTCCTAGCGATGAGCTAGTAATTAAAATGCCCCAGCTAACGCCCAATACAGTTCTTTACCCCGAATCACTTAATTTAACTTACAATTTCAAACTAGCCAGCGATGGAACTGAAGCGGACATTCCCGATCACCTTACATCGGCGATCGTAGAAAAGTTTAAGATGACCATAAATGGTCAAACTATATCCGACATATCCAACTACGCTCATCTAGCGATATATAGAGAGTTTTGGCATTCAAAGCAAAAGTATACTTACAATCTTACGCATAGAGGTATTCAGTCTACAGCGACTAAAAAGAAACGACATTCAATAAACGGCGCGGCTGAAGACATTCTCGCAAAGATTCACGGTGAGAGATATTCTTTTCACCTAGGATCATTTTTGACTTACGCCGCCTTTACTCCGCAGGCGATCCAAAACAATGTAGAGTTTCATATCAAATTCGCCGCGGGTAAGTATACGCTGACCAACCTCTGCTTAGAATATGACTACATTTTAGAACCCAGTTTGGCTGAaggtattaaacaaaaatattctaatcATAGTCACATTATCAACGATTACAAATCTCACACGACCAAGGATATACAAAAAGAAGAGTCCGAGtttgaaataaacataaacGCGAGCTATGAAAGTCTTCGAGCGATCTTGGTGTTTTTCAAGATGGATAACTCTGTTGACACTACTTATATTAATCCGATGCTAAAAGATGTCAAAATAGATATAGACGGCGCGACAAACCAGCAATTTACATCAAATTACTTAGCTCCCTACTCGTATCAGGACGCGGTCAAGTACTTTGGTGATCAACGAGAAGCGTTCATCAACCAAGAAAAATTTTACACGGACAAGTTTTGTTTAGTTATAGATATGAGGACTTTGAATGATGAAAGATCGAGCGGGACGTGTCGACAGATCAAAGACTATGTCAAGCTTAAACTATCAAAATATGTAACGCAAGACGATGGCAAAGCGTTTGTATTTCTAGTGACTGACAAACGCGTATCTTTTGTAAATAACCAACTGAGTAATATCGAACAATAAATAGACAATCAGaggtttaaataattttgtataataaatggACAATTTACTTCCAAAGCATCCACACAACGCAATCATTTGCGGACGAACAAACTCGGGTAAGACTTATCACGCGCTAAATGTAATTGAAAGGTATTACTTTCATGCTTTTGATCACATTTTTATCATCTGTCCCACATTCCATGACAACAAGACTTACAATCGTCTTTGGCTGAATAGGTGCACAGTTTTGTGCAACGGTAACTTGGTTGACAACCTAGAAAGCCTGATCAAGCGACACTCCAAAGGCGGCCAACTGTCGGGTAAAAAGTCGCTCATCATCATTGACGACTGCAGCGCGGAAAAAGACCTCAACAAACACCGCACATCACTCAGCAAGATCGCTTTTAGCGGGCGCCATTCCAACCTAACCACTTGGTTCATAACGCAGCGCTACCTTTCGGCTCCCAAAGATTTTAGAGAAAATATTGATTGGGTCTTGGTAACCAAAAACACTTGTAAAAAGTCTTTTGAGACTCTTACCAGCGAGAATGACTTTATCCCGTCAAAGTGCCACGCTGAAATAAAGGCTGGACTAGTAAATACTTTTATGCTGTTTGTCAACACTGACGTTGCACAGTATTTGATCCTTAGCAAATGATTGAACAAATATTCTACGCGACGGGTTCACTCTTCTTTTCTCTGGGAAGCTTTGTAATCATCAAGTGCTACCTGACATGGAAACGGTTGTATAATAAAATGGAACCAGCAATTTCACTACCGGAGCAGGCTGAAGAGACATCAGTACATGATGCCAACTATCGAAAAAGGCTGGTAAAGGCACGCGTCAAGACGGAAGAAGACCTTGCCAAAATGTCAGAGAAtgaagttaaaaagttatatcTCAAACACGAGCAGAGCATCATTGACAACGTTGCCGGTAACGTATCCAAGGTGTTCGCCAAACTCTGGACAAAATCTGTGTCTAGAGTCGCGTCTGTAGATGAGGTGGAACTGGAAGCTGAACTAAACAAAGACGACTTTGTCGAGGCATTCCTCAAAGAATATTTCCCGCCATTCTACTACGACTACGGAATGTATTTGGCCCCTTTCTCAGTACTGCTCACTACTGCCAACCACATCGACTACAAGTGGGTAGGAAATTCTCTAGAAATAAATGACAACGGTCAAGAAGAACCCCAAGAGGATGAGGCCGATGCAGACTCCTCTAGAACCTCTGAGTGACATTAACGATGAGCTCTCCGCGATAACCCAGCAAACTGAACATCCCGAAGAAACTGAACATCCCAAAGAAACTGAACACGCGTGGATAACCGTCGGTCTCGGTATAGCTCTACTGTTGATAGGTTGGCAATGGTACACAAAGCCACTAGCACTAACGTCTACACCAACTCCCACACCAAAGCCTACACCAACACCCGCTGTAAAAGCGAGAATATTCTAGTATAATAAATGGCGCAGATGAACAACACTCTCAAGGATATTGGTAACGCTCTGTACCAAGGCGCTTTGTTAGCTACAGGGTTAGTAGTCACTAGAAAAGCGGTTAAGGAACTGGGTTTCAAGGACAGACCCGTCGAAATGAAGGTCAAGAGTCTTGGCATGTTGTCCGCAGAAATTGCAACGGCTAGCTTTGTTCTAAAGAAACTACAAGATGCCGGGCTGCCcgcaaatatatttaaataaaattttatactcGAGAGTATAAAATTTTGCGAGGTTTACTGTTCAGCTTCTTTTGCGCCAGGCATACGCTGAAGCAGCTGCTGAGTTAGCTCTTCTTTAGCCTCCGCTCTTATTTTGTCAACGTCAAAAGACTCGAGCTCGCGACGTACGGCATTGTATTCATTCACAATGTCCTCAAACTCCGCGTCATTAATAAAGTTATCATCCAGCACGCGTGAGATCTTTTTGTTTAGCACAGATATGCCAGTGCACAGAATGGCGTGCTTCTTGGCATGCTTGACCTTTTTCTTGGCGCAGTGCTTCGCTATGGGTGTCAGTATCGCAGCCATCAGACCTGACGCAACACCTAGACCCGTTAGTACCACACCAATGGGCAGGCCTACTATAGTAAGGGATGTAGCAATACCAGCTGTCAATTCCACGGCGGCCAGTGATGATAGAGTTATTTGAGCATTCTGTAGACCACTTACCGCCTTGCTGTATTTCTTGTAATAACCATTCCGATTGTCTCTCAGAACCTGCAGCTCATTGCGAATGTCGCGCACTCTGTTGTACCGCTCAAAACCTCCATCCGGAGGCGCTGTCGGCAGTTTGGGATATATTTTTTCCGTCATTTATTGTATATCTAATCCCTCCGTATCGGGTGGTGCAACTTGCAGCTGCTCTGCAGTAAACGTTCGGTCATCAATGCCTTGGAGCGTGTACACGGATGGTTGATTCTCAGCTGAACGAATCTCATCTATGATGTATACGTCTACTGACCAAATGGCATCAATGGCTCTGTACCGCGTGTCATTGTGCTCTTCTCCGGGTTTGTACAAATACCGCACCAATGAATCTATCGGCAAGTCTTCAGTGACCTCGTCATACTCG from Watersipora subatra chromosome 2, tzWatSuba1.1, whole genome shotgun sequence encodes:
- the LOC137388402 gene encoding uncharacterized protein; this encodes MLKYPVTIDQIQKFANKNKLVINVFEWKDGGMEIVHTDDRLYTDSAKGLPEVNLILYKDHYMWIKSMSALMYAQTEHKESKYTCLRCLHHSTCERTFKDHIKGCLATHDGTCVIKMPKPGSVMKFKNIKNMEKVPYTVYADFESIIDKNTKVHTACGYGVNLVNSLKKSLRFETDRGEDCMERFFAELDGIKELIDSIPIAKIIITPEQEREFKTATECYMCGREATEEEDWLVRDHDHVSGSYRGPAHNSCNLKHRQTKKINVIFHNLKGYDSHLIVKAYEGYKGIDVIANTDEKYMSMRIDRFKFIDSMQHLNSSLAELVEGLDDLPHLKQEFPEHYGLLARKGVYPYEYMDSHERFEEKQLPKIIHFSSSLDNHAGLQPGDYLHAQKVWEELGCKTLGDYQDLYLKMDVLLLTDVFESYRSMAMDVYDLDPCHYISAPSLSWDALLKITKQELELITDVDMYNFVESGIRGGVSTCGGIRYAKANNPYVEGYDEKKPTNYLMYLDENNLYRWAMSQKLPTGGFQWVDDLPDLNDDEGYTVEVDLEYPKKLHDEHNDYPLAPESMKPDQWSEYMRDVGELDKLGEPCYAKVSKLVSNLRDKRKYIVHHEILKFYLKKGMRLTKVHRVLKYKESAWMEPYIRLNTERRKKAKTDFKKGFFKLMNNARFGKSMENVRKRIDVELTTKMNRKQKLINKPRFKCKKEFNDNLAAILMSKSTVTLNKPIYVGQAILDLSKLLMYEFFYDDIRQRYPDARMMYTDTDSLVLLIETEDFYKEMPLEKYDTSNYPKDHPCYSEKNKKVIGLPKDEGGGKPISEFVALRAKSYCVEGEGWGMTKCKGVKKCITKNLKFDTYKQCLDSGDPAPNATMTTLQSKLHEIKNWTFSKKTLSAFDDKRYYLDSINSLAHGHYRINDINNAALLE